A genome region from Mesorhizobium sp. B2-1-8 includes the following:
- a CDS encoding DUF1778 domain-containing protein: MPRSADTKTERYQIRIAPAQKAMIARAAALSHQDVTDFILNKVVPEAQAVIEAAEVAKVSDRDFTRILDLLENPPKPNAKLRAAIAALPDTL; this comes from the coding sequence ATGCCCAGGTCGGCCGACACCAAAACCGAGCGCTATCAAATCCGCATCGCGCCTGCACAGAAGGCGATGATCGCGCGCGCCGCTGCGCTGTCTCATCAGGACGTTACCGACTTTATTCTCAACAAGGTGGTTCCCGAAGCACAGGCCGTAATCGAAGCAGCCGAGGTTGCGAAAGTGTCCGACCGCGATTTCACACGTATACTCGATCTGCTGGAGAACCCGCCGAAACCCAATGCCAAGCTCCGAGCAGCGA